One Pelobates fuscus isolate aPelFus1 chromosome 8, aPelFus1.pri, whole genome shotgun sequence genomic window carries:
- the DNAAF5 gene encoding dynein axonemal assembly factor 5, translated as MAADGEQRAASEVFQAIARHLNCLNDDNKFTRRKALGAIQQEAQDKRLSSVALQEVFGELLKPLLRCLSDPMEKCRELATQIASHCVSNVPSPEEALPYLIPAITQRLGSPDIVEPTEELRLALTELLALLIEVCGRKLLPYLDDLIRILQRTITDPFPEVKKESCKCATSLAKCIPEHFHMQSESLIKPLMQTISHQHSKVRMAVIHTTGAVIQYGNGKSVDDVLSHLAQRLFDDAPQVRQAVTIVIGDWLLNLRDRYSYFHKLIPLMLSSTTDEIPEIRQLAQSYWEKIGLQWEKENEDDLKDKLDFSALPPSHYPAGVKRPGLGCRELIFRNLSKILPAVSHDITDWVVGTRIKASRLLAVLLLHAEDHTTQHMELVLGTLYRSCLDEEQSVVHSSVQSAELIGYFVNPEVFLKLILPSLQKSPLASHLMVLASFIRGSSRERLKPHLSRTASVLSQREICQGSEKVLYLEQLLCCVQSLIYICKEDCEEVSLHCMKILITILASENLNEKVQEVFITLATLQGLTCVQDLYRRHIQQLFEWASSNHQHWTSYSVERLHFEVVVMESGPVIGENLHLLVPVLKTCLQPTQEAQMRLKLFTMLSKLLVKANETVNSQGEFHKHSEAIIKEILIPNLKWHAGRTAGAIRTIVVSCLWVLLQSEVLSEQEIFQVEDVLVPQVVTTLEEDSKTSRLMSCRIIQTLLKVCVQRLDPDRLNKIYPELLKRLDDASDEVRVTAAKTLSLWFKCINNDYDSSTFKGHLEFLYRGLLIHLDDPDNCIQSTVLDVLKTGSFLYPSLLAQEIEAVRHKHRTPAYCDQLLRHIEELRLREPSAAT; from the exons ATGGCGGCGGACGGTGAGCAACGTGCGGCCTCTGAAGTCTTTCAGGCCATAGCCCGGCACCTAAACTGCCTGAATGATGACAATAAGTTCACCAGAAGGAAAGCGCTAGGGGCAATCCAGCAGGAGGCCCAGGATAAGAGGCTGTCCAGCGTGGCCCTCCAAGAGGTGTTCGGGGAGCTGCTCAAACCGCTGCTCAGGTGCCTGTCAGACCCCATGGAGAAGTGCAGGGAGCTGGCCACCCAGATCGCCAGTCACTGTGTGAGTAACGTGCCCAGCCCCGAGGAGGCCCTGCCCTACCTGATACCAGCCATCACACAGAGACTGGGGAGCCCTGACATCGTGGAGCCCACAGAGGAGCTCAGGCTCGCCTTAACAGAGCTCCTGGCCCTACTCATCGAAGTGTGTGGGAGAAAGCTGCTCCCTTACCTGGATGACCTGATCAGGATATTACAAAGAACCATCACGGATCCTTTCCCAGAGGTGAAGAAAGAAAGCTGCAAATGTGCCACAAGCCTTGCCAAGTGTATACCAG AACATTTCCACATGCAGTCGGAATCTCTCATTAAACCCTTGATGCAGACCATTTCACATCAGCACTCCAAAGTTCGTATGGCAGTTATCCATACAACAGGTGCGGTAATCCAATACGGTAATGGGAAGTCAGTGGACGATGTCCTGTCCCATCTTGCACAAAGGCTTTTTGATGATGCCCCTCAG GTTCGCCAAGCTGTAACTATTGTAATAGGGGACTGGCTTTTGAACCTGCGGGATAGATATTCATACTTTCATAAACTGATACCTCTTATGCTGAGCAGCACTACAGATGAAATTCCTGAGATTCG gcAGCTTGCTCAGAGTTACTGGGAGAAAATCGGATTGCAGTGGGAAAAAGAGAATGAAGATGATCTGAAAGACAAACTTGATTTCAGTGCTCTTCCACCATCTCACTACCCAGCAGGAG taaagAGACCTGGATTGGGGTGCCGTGAGCTTATATTCAGAAATCTATCCAAAAttctcccagctgtcagtcaTGATATCACAGACTGGGTTGTTGGAACAAGGATTAAAGCTTCTCGGCTCCTTGCGGTTTTACTTTTGCACGCGGAGGATCACACCACTCAGCATATGGAGCTTGTACTCGGCACCCTGTACCGATCGTGCCTAGATGAGGAACAAAGCGTTGTGCATAGT aGTGTGCAGTCAGCTGAGTTAATTGGGTACTttgtgaacccggaagtgttccTTAAGTTGATTTTGCCTTCGCTACAGAAGTCTCCCTTAGCCTCGCATCTTATGGTCCTTGCTTCGTTTATCCGCGGAAGCTCTAGAGAGAGGCTGAAACCTCATTTAAGTCGCACAGCCAGTGTCCTTTCCCAGAGAGAGATCTGTCAGGGCTCTGAAAAG GTTCTATACTTGGAACAATTGTTGTGCTGTGTCCAATCCCTAATTTACATATGCAAAGAAGACTGTGAAGAAGTTAGCTTACATTGCATGAAAATCCTGATTACTATATTGGCATCTGAAAATCTTAATGAAAAG GTTCAAGAGGTGTTCATAACCTTGGCAACGCTGCAAGGGTTGACATGTGTCCAGGATCTGTATAGAAGGCACATACAGCAATTATTTGAGTGGGCATCCAGCAACCATCAACACTGGACCAGCTATTCAGTAGAAAGACTGCACTTTGAAGTTGTTGTTATGGAGTCTG GCCCTGTGATAGGTGAAAATCTCCATCTGCTAGTACCAGTTTTGAAGACTTGCTTGCAACCAACACAAGAAGCACAAATGCGCTTGAAGCTTTTTACGATGTTGTCAAAACTCCTGGTGAAAGCAAATGAAACTGTCAACTCTCAAGG AGAGTTCCATAAGCATTCTGAAGCAATCATAAAGGAAATATTGATCCCAAACCTCAAATGGCATGCTGGCAGGACAGCGGGAGCCATTCGAACCATTGTTGTGTCCTGCTTGTGGGTTCTCCTGCAGAGTGAGGTCCTGTCTGAACAAGAG ATTTTTCAAGTAGAAGATGTTTTAGTGCCTCAGGTGGTCACCACACTGGAGGAAGACTCCAAGACTAGTCGACTGATGTCCTGTCGCATTATCCAAACTCTTCTCAAAGTCTGTGTTCAACGGCTGGATCCAGATAGACTAAACAAAATATACCCCG AGCTTTTAAAACGACTTGACGATGCCTCTGATGAAGTCAGAGTAACTGCTGCTAAAACCTTATCTCTCTGGTTTAAATGCATCAACAATGACTACGACAGTTCAACATTTAAGGGTCATCTAGAATTTCTATACAGAGGTCTTTTAATTCACCTTGATGATCCGGATAACTGCATCCAATCAACAGTATTAG